The Chitinivorax sp. PXF-14 genome contains a region encoding:
- a CDS encoding NAD(P)/FAD-dependent oxidoreductase, translating into MSPIVIIGSGLAAYTTARELRKLDKEAPLAVITRDHGEFYSKPMLSNGFAANKTADQLAMKTAEQMAAELGAQVLTRVEVEAIDSECREVRWAGHHLAYSKLVLALGADQTDPGLDGDGAAEVLTVNDLASYRHCRALLADRRKVVILGAGLIGCEFANDWLSAGIDVTLVDPAGWPLSRLLPEATGHYLAGRLSDAGIRFHLGAAARSVSKHGQSYSVQLDNGELLEADLVLSAIGLRPRTGLAQAAGLHTGRGIIVDRTLRTSADGIYALGDCAQVDGLTLPFVMPLMQAARTLAQTLAGNPTEVCYPAMPVVVKTPACPTTICPPPAGARGEWRETAIDGGMRALFVDEGDAPLGYALLGAANGEKQALTAQMPSWL; encoded by the coding sequence ATGTCCCCCATCGTCATCATCGGCAGCGGGCTCGCTGCCTATACCACCGCGCGCGAGTTGCGCAAGCTCGACAAGGAAGCCCCGCTCGCCGTGATCACCCGCGACCACGGCGAGTTCTATTCCAAGCCGATGCTCTCCAACGGCTTTGCCGCCAACAAGACGGCCGATCAGCTGGCCATGAAAACAGCCGAGCAGATGGCGGCCGAGCTCGGCGCACAAGTCCTCACCCGCGTCGAAGTCGAGGCGATCGACAGCGAGTGCCGCGAAGTCCGCTGGGCCGGCCATCATCTCGCCTACAGCAAGCTGGTGCTGGCGCTGGGTGCGGACCAAACCGACCCAGGGCTCGATGGCGACGGTGCGGCCGAGGTGCTGACCGTCAACGACCTCGCCAGCTACCGCCACTGCCGCGCGCTGCTGGCGGATCGGCGCAAGGTCGTCATTCTCGGTGCGGGCCTGATCGGCTGCGAGTTCGCCAACGACTGGCTCAGCGCAGGCATCGACGTCACGTTGGTCGACCCGGCGGGCTGGCCGCTGTCGCGCCTGCTGCCCGAAGCGACCGGGCACTATCTCGCCGGCCGGCTCAGCGACGCGGGCATCCGCTTCCATCTCGGCGCGGCTGCCCGCAGCGTCAGCAAGCATGGGCAGAGCTACAGTGTGCAGCTCGACAATGGCGAGCTACTCGAGGCCGATCTGGTGCTGTCGGCCATCGGCCTGCGCCCGCGCACCGGCCTGGCGCAGGCGGCAGGCCTGCACACCGGGCGCGGCATCATCGTCGACCGCACGCTGCGCACCAGCGCAGACGGTATCTACGCCCTGGGCGACTGCGCCCAGGTGGATGGCCTGACGCTACCCTTTGTGATGCCGTTGATGCAGGCCGCGCGCACACTGGCACAGACCCTGGCCGGCAACCCGACCGAGGTGTGCTATCCGGCGATGCCGGTGGTGGTCAAGACACCGGCCTGCCCGACCACCATCTGCCCACCGCCCGCCGGCGCACGCGGCGAGTGGCGCGAGACGGCGATCGACGGCGGCATGCGCGCGCTGTTTGTCGACGAGGGAGACGCGCCGCTCGGCTATGCCCTGCTTGGCGCCGCCAATGGCGAAAAACAGGCGCTCACCGCGCAGATGCCGTCCTGGCTGTAA
- a CDS encoding PilZ domain-containing protein, with protein MAEDLKPSAAAARSGVLSLSIKEKAALHAAYMSFVQGGGIFIPTSRAYKIGDEVFMLLTLMEDPARLAVAGKVVWITPAGAQNNRTQGIGVQFTQNENGITARNKIEGLLGSALQSNRPTHTL; from the coding sequence ATGGCAGAAGACCTGAAACCCTCGGCGGCAGCAGCGCGTTCCGGCGTGCTGTCGCTCAGCATCAAGGAAAAAGCAGCACTGCACGCAGCCTATATGAGCTTTGTGCAAGGCGGCGGCATCTTCATCCCGACCTCGCGCGCCTACAAGATCGGCGACGAGGTATTCATGCTGCTGACGCTGATGGAAGACCCGGCTCGCCTCGCCGTGGCCGGCAAGGTGGTATGGATCACCCCGGCGGGCGCGCAGAACAACCGCACGCAGGGCATCGGCGTGCAGTTCACGCAGAACGAGAACGGCATCACCGCCCGCAACAAGATCGAGGGATTGCTCGGCAGCGCGCTGCAGTCGAACCGCCCGACCCACACGCTGTAA
- a CDS encoding LysR substrate-binding domain-containing protein, whose amino-acid sequence MTLTELRYIVAVARERHFGRAAEACFVSQPTLSVAIKKLEDELGVILFERNSGDITITPIGTHIVEQAQRVLEETAVIKQIAAHGKDQLASPLRIGVIFTIGPYLLPDLIPALRQLAPKMQLIIEENYTARLAELLKQGEVDVAIMSLPFAEPGIVVEPVYDEAFRVAMPVGHPWEAYDSVDPSRLSDENVLLLCTGNCFRDQVLQVCPALNRSAFAAEGQHSTLEGSSLATIRYMVASGSGVSVVPATSVEGKFADERLLSVRPFSGVSPTRRIVLAWRKSFPRPTAIAAVREAIAVCRLPGTELLEAETA is encoded by the coding sequence ATGACTCTGACCGAACTCCGCTATATCGTTGCCGTCGCCAGGGAGCGCCATTTCGGGCGCGCGGCCGAGGCCTGTTTCGTGAGCCAGCCCACCCTCTCGGTGGCGATTAAAAAGCTCGAAGACGAGCTCGGCGTGATCCTGTTCGAACGCAACAGCGGCGACATCACGATCACCCCCATCGGCACCCACATCGTCGAGCAGGCTCAGCGCGTGCTCGAAGAAACCGCCGTGATCAAGCAGATTGCCGCCCACGGCAAGGATCAGCTGGCGAGCCCGTTGCGCATCGGGGTGATCTTCACCATCGGCCCCTACCTGCTGCCCGACCTGATTCCGGCGCTGCGCCAGCTGGCCCCCAAGATGCAGCTGATCATCGAGGAAAACTACACCGCGCGCCTGGCCGAGCTGCTCAAGCAGGGCGAGGTCGATGTCGCGATCATGTCGCTGCCGTTTGCCGAGCCCGGCATCGTGGTCGAGCCGGTGTACGACGAGGCCTTCCGTGTCGCCATGCCGGTTGGCCATCCGTGGGAGGCTTACGATTCGGTCGATCCGTCCCGGCTATCCGACGAAAACGTGCTGCTGCTGTGCACCGGCAACTGCTTCCGCGACCAGGTGCTGCAGGTCTGCCCGGCGCTCAACCGCTCAGCCTTCGCCGCCGAAGGGCAGCATTCGACACTCGAAGGCAGCTCGCTCGCCACGATCCGCTACATGGTCGCCAGCGGCAGCGGTGTCAGCGTGGTGCCCGCCACCTCGGTCGAGGGCAAGTTCGCCGACGAGCGGCTGCTCAGCGTGCGCCCGTTCAGCGGCGTGAGCCCGACGCGCCGCATCGTGCTGGCCTGGCGCAAGAGCTTCCCGCGTCCAACGGCGATCGCGGCGGTCAGGGAAGCCATCGCCGTCTGTCGCCTGCCCGGCACCGAGCTGCTGGAGGCCGAAACGGCCTGA
- a CDS encoding patatin-like phospholipase family protein: MRLLIAALSLAAILAGCSTAPSTPVGAASVPIQATTPAEQPVPPRVIPKPKIALALGGGAAKGFAHIGVIRTLEANGIVPDIVVGTSAGSVVGALYAGGLSGSEMMSMIGKVNSDSIADYTFFNRGFIKGEELQSFVNKLLKGRSIEQLQKPFAAVATDLRSGQMIVFRRGNTGMAVRASSSVPGVFQPVSINGRDYVDGGLTSPVPVRAAKQMGADIVIAVDISSKPQNTTVNGTVDILLQTANIMGQTISTAELGEADIVIRPAVGRIGSADFDSKYQAVSAGERAAQTALPYIRQKLANWKGGA, encoded by the coding sequence ATGCGTTTACTGATCGCCGCACTGAGCCTCGCTGCCATCCTGGCCGGCTGTTCCACCGCGCCAAGCACCCCTGTCGGGGCCGCCAGCGTGCCCATCCAGGCCACCACGCCAGCCGAGCAGCCGGTGCCGCCTCGCGTGATCCCCAAGCCGAAGATCGCACTGGCGCTCGGCGGCGGCGCGGCCAAGGGCTTCGCCCATATCGGCGTGATCCGCACGCTAGAGGCCAACGGCATCGTGCCCGATATCGTCGTCGGCACCAGCGCCGGCAGCGTCGTCGGCGCCCTGTACGCAGGCGGCCTCAGCGGCAGCGAGATGATGAGCATGATCGGCAAGGTCAACTCCGACAGCATTGCCGACTACACCTTCTTCAACCGCGGTTTCATCAAGGGCGAGGAGCTGCAGAGCTTCGTCAACAAGCTGCTCAAGGGCCGCAGTATCGAGCAGTTGCAGAAGCCGTTTGCCGCCGTGGCCACCGATCTGCGCTCGGGGCAGATGATCGTGTTCCGGCGCGGCAACACCGGCATGGCGGTGCGCGCATCGAGCAGCGTGCCGGGCGTGTTCCAGCCGGTCAGCATCAATGGCCGCGACTATGTCGATGGCGGCCTGACCTCGCCGGTGCCGGTGCGCGCGGCAAAGCAGATGGGGGCCGACATCGTGATCGCCGTCGACATCTCGTCGAAGCCGCAGAACACCACGGTCAACGGCACCGTCGACATCCTGCTGCAGACGGCCAACATCATGGGGCAGACGATCAGCACCGCCGAGCTGGGCGAGGCGGACATCGTGATCCGACCCGCGGTCGGGCGCATCGGCAGCGCCGATTTCGATTCGAAGTACCAGGCCGTCAGCGCCGGCGAGCGCGCCGCACAAACGGCCTTGCCCTATATTCGCCAGAAGCTCGCCAACTGGAAGGGCGGGGCCTGA
- the tmk gene encoding dTMP kinase, whose amino-acid sequence MSNARFITLEGIDGAGKSTHLAWLTAWLQARRIDPVVTREPGGTPLGEQLRALLLKEPMHLETEALLMFAARREHLERVIQPALAAGRWVVSDRFTDASFAYQGGGRGLPQDKLEQLEHWIGGIQPDLTLLFDVPLAVSQARMAASRELDRFEQEQADFHARVRSAYLARAAAYPARFRVIDASRDIAAIQHDLATIMEGLA is encoded by the coding sequence ATGAGCAATGCCCGTTTCATCACCCTCGAAGGCATCGACGGCGCCGGCAAGAGCACCCATCTGGCGTGGCTGACCGCCTGGTTGCAGGCACGCCGGATCGACCCTGTCGTCACGCGTGAGCCGGGCGGCACCCCGCTCGGCGAGCAGCTGCGCGCCTTGCTGCTGAAAGAACCGATGCACCTCGAAACCGAGGCGCTGCTGATGTTCGCCGCGCGGCGCGAGCACCTCGAACGGGTGATCCAGCCGGCGCTGGCGGCCGGGCGTTGGGTGGTGTCGGACCGCTTCACCGACGCGAGTTTCGCCTATCAGGGCGGCGGCCGCGGCCTGCCTCAGGACAAGCTGGAGCAGCTCGAACACTGGATCGGCGGCATCCAGCCCGACCTGACGCTGCTGTTCGACGTGCCGCTCGCCGTCAGTCAGGCACGCATGGCCGCCTCGCGCGAGCTCGACCGTTTCGAGCAGGAGCAGGCCGACTTCCATGCGCGTGTGCGCTCGGCCTATCTGGCCCGTGCTGCGGCCTACCCGGCGCGCTTCCGCGTGATCGACGCGAGCCGCGACATCGCCGCGATCCAACACGACCTCGCCACGATCATGGAAGGCCTCGCCTGA
- the mltG gene encoding endolytic transglycosylase MltG: MRLINSLIRTLVFIVLAAAILAGGWLAYFLNTPLSIDAYPKIFSLRQGSTLKAVSRQLVNQGVLPEPWSFWLLARATGHGSDIKAGSYQLTEPLTPMLLLDKLVKGDFHLSVVTVIEGWTFKQMRDALDRNENLQHDTQGMSEQQILQKLGIQATHAEGLFFPDTYFAALGSSDLIILKQAHAVLKRHLDEAWAERAADLPYQSPYEALIMASLVEKETGHESDRPMIAGVFVNRLKKGMRLQTDPAVIYGLGEHYDGNLRKADLTTDTPYNTYTRAGLTPTPIALPGLHALQAALNPARTDALYFVARGDGSSHFSATLDEHNRAVNKYIRGK; this comes from the coding sequence ATGCGCCTGATCAACAGCCTGATCCGTACCCTCGTCTTCATCGTCCTTGCCGCGGCCATTCTGGCCGGCGGCTGGCTGGCCTATTTCCTCAACACCCCGCTGTCCATCGACGCCTACCCGAAGATTTTCAGCCTGCGCCAGGGCAGCACGCTGAAGGCGGTCAGCCGCCAGCTGGTCAACCAGGGCGTGCTGCCCGAGCCCTGGAGCTTCTGGCTGCTCGCGCGCGCCACCGGCCACGGCAGCGACATCAAGGCCGGCAGCTACCAGCTCACCGAGCCGCTGACACCCATGCTGCTGCTCGACAAGCTGGTGAAGGGCGACTTTCACCTGAGCGTGGTCACCGTGATCGAGGGCTGGACCTTCAAGCAGATGCGCGATGCGCTCGATCGCAACGAAAACCTGCAGCACGACACGCAGGGCATGAGCGAACAGCAGATCCTGCAGAAACTCGGCATCCAGGCCACCCATGCCGAAGGCCTGTTCTTCCCCGACACCTATTTCGCGGCGCTGGGCAGCTCGGACCTGATCATCCTCAAGCAGGCCCACGCGGTGCTCAAACGCCACCTCGACGAAGCCTGGGCCGAACGCGCCGCCGACCTGCCCTATCAAAGCCCCTACGAGGCGCTGATCATGGCCTCGCTGGTGGAAAAGGAAACCGGCCACGAGAGCGACCGGCCGATGATTGCCGGCGTATTCGTCAATCGCCTGAAAAAGGGCATGCGCCTGCAGACCGACCCGGCCGTGATCTATGGCTTGGGTGAGCATTACGACGGCAATCTGCGCAAGGCCGACCTGACGACCGATACGCCCTACAACACCTACACGCGCGCCGGCCTCACGCCGACGCCGATCGCGCTGCCCGGTCTGCACGCGCTGCAGGCCGCACTGAACCCGGCCCGCACCGATGCGCTGTATTTCGTGGCGCGTGGCGACGGCAGCTCCCATTTCTCGGCGACGCTCGACGAGCACAACCGCGCCGTGAACAAGTATATTCGGGGCAAATAG
- the holB gene encoding DNA polymerase III subunit delta', with translation MPLYTWQQQDWQVLNGTHSRWPHALLLAGQAGIGKVDFARELAHSLLCEQPQPDHRPCGHCEACTWLRQGNHPDFREVTLLVDDESDGEDGKSKKAPTQISIKQVRELTDFVNVSSHRGGHRVTLLHPAEAMNAAAANALLKTLEEPPPGALFILVSHQPQRLLPTIRSRCRVFGLSLPERTEAEAWLTAQGVNNAALTLAQAGYAPLAALTLADEAMQAERRQFISALAQPARLDPLQLAESWQKTDMTKLVDWLQKWLYDLLSYELSGIIRYHPDRQADLDRLAKTIDPLRLAEFDKTLVEARRFAHHPLNPKLALEQLFFGYIEAMTGV, from the coding sequence ATGCCGCTCTACACCTGGCAACAACAAGACTGGCAGGTCCTCAACGGCACGCACTCACGCTGGCCGCACGCGCTGCTGCTGGCCGGCCAGGCCGGCATCGGCAAGGTCGATTTCGCGCGCGAGCTGGCCCATTCGCTGCTCTGCGAGCAGCCACAACCCGATCACCGCCCCTGCGGCCATTGCGAGGCCTGCACCTGGCTCCGGCAGGGCAATCACCCCGATTTCCGCGAGGTGACGCTCCTGGTCGACGACGAGAGCGACGGCGAAGACGGCAAGAGCAAGAAGGCGCCGACGCAGATCAGCATCAAGCAGGTGCGCGAGCTCACCGATTTCGTCAACGTCAGCTCGCACCGCGGCGGCCATCGCGTCACGCTGCTGCACCCGGCCGAGGCCATGAACGCGGCGGCCGCCAACGCGCTGCTGAAGACACTCGAAGAGCCGCCACCGGGCGCGCTGTTCATCCTCGTCAGCCACCAGCCGCAGCGCCTGCTGCCGACGATCCGCAGCCGCTGCCGCGTATTCGGCCTGAGCCTGCCCGAGCGCACCGAGGCCGAAGCCTGGCTCACCGCACAAGGCGTGAACAACGCCGCGCTGACGCTGGCGCAGGCCGGCTACGCCCCGCTCGCGGCCCTGACGCTCGCCGACGAGGCGATGCAGGCCGAGCGGCGGCAGTTCATCAGCGCGCTCGCGCAGCCGGCCAGGCTCGATCCGCTGCAGCTCGCGGAAAGCTGGCAGAAAACCGACATGACCAAGCTCGTCGACTGGCTGCAGAAATGGTTATATGACCTGCTCAGTTATGAATTGTCCGGCATAATCCGTTATCATCCGGACAGGCAAGCGGACCTGGATCGCCTGGCCAAAACCATCGATCCGCTCCGCCTGGCCGAATTTGACAAGACGCTGGTCGAAGCGCGGCGTTTCGCGCATCACCCACTCAATCCGAAACTCGCGCTCGAACAGCTGTTTTTCGGCTACATTGAAGCGATGACAGGCGTTTGA
- a CDS encoding TatD family hydrolase: protein MQFIDSHCHINFPELAAQADQLQQQMAQNQVTHALCVSVNLPELPSVLAMAERYGNVYASVGVHPDYEDTAEPSVEQLVELARHPRCVAIGETGLDYYRLEGDLEWQRERFRTHIRAARQSKLPLIIHTRSAADDTLRIMREEQAADVGGVMHCFTESWAVAEAAIEQNFYISFSGIVTFKNAVELKDVARRVPLERMLIETDAPYLAPVPFRGKMNHPALVRHVAEHIADLRGVSVESIAQATTDNFYRLFQRAQH from the coding sequence ATGCAGTTTATCGACTCACATTGCCACATCAATTTCCCGGAGCTCGCAGCCCAGGCTGACCAGCTGCAGCAGCAGATGGCGCAGAACCAGGTGACGCACGCGCTATGCGTATCGGTCAACCTGCCCGAGCTGCCCAGCGTGCTGGCCATGGCCGAGCGCTACGGCAATGTCTATGCCTCGGTCGGCGTGCACCCCGATTATGAAGACACCGCCGAGCCGAGTGTCGAGCAGCTGGTCGAGCTGGCGCGCCACCCGCGCTGCGTGGCGATCGGCGAAACCGGGCTCGACTACTATCGTCTCGAAGGCGATCTCGAATGGCAGCGCGAGCGCTTCCGCACCCATATCCGCGCGGCGCGCCAGAGCAAGCTGCCGCTGATCATCCACACGCGCTCGGCGGCCGACGATACGCTGCGCATCATGCGCGAAGAACAGGCGGCCGACGTCGGCGGCGTCATGCATTGCTTCACCGAGAGCTGGGCCGTGGCCGAGGCTGCCATCGAGCAGAATTTCTACATCTCGTTCTCGGGCATCGTCACCTTCAAGAATGCCGTCGAGCTGAAGGACGTCGCCCGCCGCGTGCCGCTCGAACGCATGCTGATCGAGACCGACGCGCCCTATCTGGCCCCCGTGCCGTTCCGCGGCAAGATGAATCATCCCGCGCTGGTGCGCCATGTGGCCGAACATATCGCCGACCTGCGCGGCGTGAGCGTGGAAAGCATCGCCCAGGCGACGACGGATAATTTCTACCGCCTGTTCCAGCGGGCGCAACACTGA